From Arachis hypogaea cultivar Tifrunner chromosome 3, arahy.Tifrunner.gnm2.J5K5, whole genome shotgun sequence:
atttttaaaatatgcCTTTAGGGTACAAGTTAGTTAAATCCTTTATTCATTGTTTTGAAAATCGATCCAGACCGGCCGATTCAACTAGGTTAACCAAGAATCGATCTCTTAATTGGTTTGGTTGAAACCGCCTGGCAAAAAACTAGTAAAAAAACCAATCGAACTAGCGGTTAACCGATAAACCAATTGAACcatccaatttttttaaaaatttatgattttctgaatttctaaaaaaaatgaaaaaggaaaccCCAGCCTCCTTTTTCTCTCACAATTGACAAACAAAACCTTACCCTTAAGTAAACCCTATCAGAGAGCTGCAACCACCTTTCAGACTTTAGAACACCACCATTATCACTGGCGGCGATGACAGCCAGTGGCTGCCATCATCGCCTCTCGAAGGTCTACTCGGTCTTCCTCTCCTAGATCATCTTCTCCTCGACATTGCTAGAAGGTCTGCTCGGAGCTATTGGCGTCACAGTCTCTGTTGTCATCATCAAGCCAGTCCCCATCGTCGTTGTCGTCAGCCCTGTCCTCGTCATCAAGCCTTTGTCTTCGAGCCTCCTTTCTCCCTCTTTGTCTTCGATCCTCTTCTCCTTTACGTCATTGCCCTAGACTTACAGATCGAAGCTCTTGGTCGTCCCCTCTCCTCTTCAAGCGCAGTCAATTTCGTTCCTTCGTCGCTGTCAGGTTGGTTTCTTTTGTTGTCGCTGGTAAGCTCTGCttgttctatttttcttttttggttaatttttaagattttaagtttttatttttgtatgattCTAAAACCTGgaataacaaaataatattttttattatgagttTTTGATTGTtttgttatattttctttttgttaatttGTATGAAACATGAATAAACTCCCATGAAAGTTTATTTTAGtgattctaaaataattttatttacggTATTTTACTGGTTTGTTAAATAGCCTAATTGATGATACTTTATTacattttctaaaataattttattgatgattactttttttgctaaattaattttttgttatactttttttattttttttggacaatttaccaaaataaataaaatggatTCCAATATTACTGGAATACACATTTTGCAAAATAGataccaaaatatatttttttcctaaACTATATAATCCGTGACAGGGGACCCACTGTTTATAGATGAATGTAAACCACTATAGGGGTCTCGCGGTTTATGTTGGAGGCCAAAATACACATAATCCATGATAGGGGTGTCACGGTCTGTGTGTGAATTTTGAACGTGCATAAACCTCTATAGGGGTCAAGCGGTTTATGCTTTAGCAAATTCACCTATATATACCAGCCAAGAGAGAATGGTGTATTTGTAAAGAGTCATTTTCACACTTTCACAAATGGATAGTGAGGAGAGCTTTTTGGTTCTAGTCCACTGCTCTGGTAAAATCAAGAAAAGTAAAAGTTATGGTGTTAAGTTCACCGATAAAGAACCGCTAATCATTTTTATCCATTCAACAAATACTTTGTCGGATCTAAAGATGAGCATATTACAGAAGGCAGGGTTGTGTGGGGCCAAGTGGGAGAAGAATATGTTTTACAAGATTCTGATTGTGATTGTGTCAAGTGGTGTGCAGTATGAAACATTTGTGATAGGGGTGGATGAAGACATGCAGGTCTTGTTTCATTGTCGGCGGAGATTTTCGGAGGTGAGAATGCACGAGTTATACGCCAAGTTGGGAGACGGTGTCGACAGTTCCGGGGCATCAGCGTCAAATCCTTAGTCAACAATGGTGGGGTGCTTTTAGTTCGATGCCTGTCGTTACACCTGGTTGTCTAATTGGCTGTCCCTCCATTTGTTCCATCACTGGCAACTAGGTCACCTCGTTTGGTTACTGGTCTTTTTGGTGATGGTGAGCTGGATCATTTTGAAAATGCGATGCAGGAAGATGATTCAGACGATGAGCCCGATCACATATTGGGGGATGGTGAGGAGGAGACTCAGGGGGCCCACCTGCACCTCAGGGGCCATCTACTTCTGGGTCCCACCAACAATCGCCACATTTCTTGATGTTGAACTTGGAAGCAGTGGGTTAGCAACTAGATGTAACACACACCTTCAGAGGCCAAGGATTACACAAGGGCAATACTTATGGGGAATTTTAGATTGGCCAATCTTTCCAGACTAAGGAGGAAGCTGTGATGAGTGTTAAGAATTATAGCATTCATTGTGGAGTTTAGTATCGGGTTATGGAGTCAAATCATCTGAAGTATTATGGGAGATGCAAGGAGTTTGGGAACGACTGCACGTGGATGATTCACATCGCACTTCGACAGCGCAAGGGTAACTGGAGGTTAGAAGCAACAACGGTTCTCACACTTGCCTAGCCACTTCGATTTCGAGTGACTACCGACAGCTCAATTACCATGTAATTTGTGAGAGGATATTTCCATTGGTTAGGGTGGATGCAGTGGTTACGATAAAGGTGTTGCAAGAAACAACTGAGTCAACCTATGGATTTAGGCATAGTTATAGGAAGGTAAGGAAGGCAAAGCAGAAGGCAGTTGCACAGATCTACGTGGATTGAGAAGAGTCATATGCCGAGTTGCCCCGGTGGATCCTAGCGGTGCAAGCAACGATGGACGGAACCATTGCATTGTTGAAAACTTCTCAAGCACATGTAGGTGATCAGGTTGATGAGTCTACAGAGTACTTTCATCGTCTTTTCTGGACATTCCCTCCATGCATTGACTCTTTTAGATATTGCAAGCCATTAGTAAGCATTGGCAAAACTCATCTATATGGGAAGTATGGCGGAACTTTGCTTCTGGCTATTGCGTAAGATGGAAACTCGAATATCTTGCCCATTACGTTTGCACTTGTGGAGGGGAAAATGCTAAGTCGTGGGTTTTTTTTCTTATCCTACATGCATCAACATGTGACCCACAAGAAAGCAATCTGGTGATATCTAACAAACACAACGGCATTAAGGCTGCACTGGAGGCATCGGACAGTGGTTGGCTACCGCCTCATGCATATCGAGCATTTTGCATTCGACACATTGCAGCTAATTTTGTCCTCAGTTTCAAGGACCAGGATGCAAGGTGGCTGCTCGTAAATGCGGCGTATGCTAAGAGTGAGGTAGAGTTTGActattggtttgatattttgAGGACTGAGAATCCGGCCATGTGTGATTGGGCCGACCGACTGGAGTATGATAAGTGGACCCAACACCATGATGGAGGCAAACGGTTCGGCCATATGACAACGAACATATCCGAGTGTGTTAACTCTGTACTGAAGGGGACACGGAATCTGCCGGTTACTGCACTAGTGAAGTCCACATATGGGAGGCTAGCAGAGCTTTTAGTCATCCAAAGGCAAACAGCAGAGGCGCAGGTGGGATCAGGCCAACGGTTTTGCCAAGCGCTGGTTAAGGCAATAGAGTGCAACTTGAAAGATTCGAGATGCTTCACTGTTACTCTGTTTGACAGACATCAGTCTGAGTATACTGTGGCTGAGACGACTCCTACCGGTAACTTTTTGCTTGGGACATATCGGATTTTTGTCAGAGATCGCACTTGTGATTGCGGGTACTTTCAAGCTCTCCATTACCCATGCTGCCATATGATTGCATGCTGTGCTCAGTCCCGACTAGACTGGGCTATGTACGTTCATGAGGTTTATACCATGAGTAAGGTGCTCAGTGTATACCGGATAGGATTTTCGCCCACTATTCCAGAGGGACTGTGGCCACCTTACGACGGTCTGACTGTTGTTCTTGATCCTAACATGAGACATGCCAGAGAAGGGCGACCGAGGTCAACCAGATAGTAGCTCGGGAACCACTTGATAGTAGCTCAGGAACCACCTGTCCCCACCCTTACCATCCTTGCCATGAAGCCAGTCTATATTCGAGGCCGCCCCAGGCTCGTGCTGAACGCC
This genomic window contains:
- the LOC112779082 gene encoding uncharacterized protein, with product MDGTIALLKTSQAHVGDQILQAISKHWQNSSIWEVWRNFASGYCVRWKLEYLAHYVCTCGGENAKSWVFFLILHASTCDPQESNLVISNKHNGIKAALEASDSGWLPPHAYRAFCIRHIAANFVLSFKDQDARWLLVNAAYAKSEVEFDYWFDILRTENPAMCDWADRLEYDKWTQHHDGGKRFGHMTTNISECVNSVLKGTRNLPVTALVKSTYGRLAELLVIQRQTAEAQVGSGQRFCQALVKAIECNLKDSRCFTVTLFDRHQSEYTVAETTPTGNFLLGTYRIFVRDRTCDCGYFQALHYPCCHMIACCAQSRLDWAMYVHEVYTMSKVLSVYRIGFSPTIPEGLWPPYDGLTVVLDPNMRHAREGRPRSTR